A genomic segment from Deltaproteobacteria bacterium encodes:
- a CDS encoding DUF523 domain-containing protein, whose product MERGAISGGTGDVKRSVRVGISACLLGEKVRYDGRDRRDPVIIKDMGCLVEWVPVCPEVGMGLPVPREAMELAGDPGMPGLVEIRTGRDRTSQMLEWSERKVRELEGAGLCGFIFKSRSPSCGMNVEVHPAACLPSGIGRGLFAAIFMKHFPRLLVEEEGRLQNAEARERFLTRVFDFFRGSVRDCKP is encoded by the coding sequence GTGGAACGAGGCGCAATCTCCGGGGGAACCGGCGATGTTAAACGTTCCGTCCGGGTCGGCATCAGCGCCTGTCTGCTGGGGGAAAAGGTCCGCTATGACGGGAGGGACAGACGGGACCCTGTGATCATAAAAGATATGGGCTGCCTGGTGGAATGGGTCCCCGTCTGTCCGGAGGTCGGCATGGGCCTTCCGGTTCCGCGGGAGGCGATGGAACTTGCGGGGGATCCCGGGATGCCCGGCCTGGTGGAGATCCGGACCGGTCGGGACCGGACCTCACAGATGCTGGAGTGGTCTGAACGGAAGGTCCGGGAACTGGAAGGGGCGGGTCTGTGCGGATTCATCTTCAAGAGCCGGTCACCCTCTTGTGGCATGAACGTCGAGGTTCATCCTGCCGCGTGCTTGCCGTCCGGAATCGGCCGGGGACTGTTCGCCGCTATTTTTATGAAGCATTTTCCCCGGCTTCTCGTCGAGGAGGAGGGGCGGCTTCAGAACGCGGAGGCGCGAGAGCGGTTCCTCACACGGGTTTTCGACTTCTTCCGCGGGTCTGTCAGGGATTGCAAGCCCTGA
- a CDS encoding 5-formyltetrahydrofolate cyclo-ligase, with amino-acid sequence MDKQTLRKTVLARRDTLTETDRKEKSAQIVERLMELSEYRSAHALFIYADFRSEVMTLALMKKALKEGKRVLASKTLVTERRLQLTDILDPDRDLVPDYMGIPEPREEILRDISPEEIDLILTPAVGYDEKGNRLGYGGGYYDRLFERMHPDAKKIGLAFETQIVPTVPTEPHDIPIPIIITENRVIRI; translated from the coding sequence ATGGATAAACAGACCCTTCGAAAAACCGTCCTGGCCCGGAGGGACACCCTCACCGAAACGGACCGGAAAGAGAAGAGCGCACAGATCGTGGAACGTCTCATGGAACTTTCCGAATACCGGTCGGCCCATGCCCTCTTCATCTATGCCGACTTCCGAAGCGAGGTCATGACACTGGCTCTGATGAAGAAGGCCCTCAAAGAGGGGAAACGGGTTCTCGCCTCGAAGACCCTCGTCACCGAACGGAGACTGCAACTCACAGACATCCTCGACCCGGACCGGGATCTCGTCCCGGATTACATGGGCATACCTGAACCGAGAGAGGAGATCCTGCGGGACATCTCCCCGGAGGAGATCGATCTCATCCTGACCCCGGCCGTGGGATACGACGAAAAGGGAAACCGTCTCGGGTACGGCGGCGGCTACTACGACCGGCTCTTTGAACGGATGCATCCCGACGCAAAAAAGATCGGCCTCGCCTTCGAGACCCAGATCGTCCCCACCGTCCCGACAGAACCCCACGATATCCCGATTCCGATCATCATTACCGAAAACCGGGTCATCCGAATCTGA